The following is a genomic window from Rhododendron vialii isolate Sample 1 chromosome 9a, ASM3025357v1.
AGAAAGAAATAAACTAACAACAAAAACACGCCTATACAAGATACAGTAGCTATTAGTAATAAAAATGATTGACTTGGGCAAGTTTTTTACCCCCTCCTCCTTTTAGTAGGAGGGTACAAGAGCAACCAACTAAGCTAGCCATATTTGATTTATAGAGTTAAACCATAAATGGAGGAGATCTCCCGacaaggggtttttttttctatttcctgGAATCAGCAATTGTTGAAATAGGTAGATTAACACATTGGGAGGGAGAGTTCAACTTCTTACCTCCTTTCCCCCAGCACCTGCACGATCTAATGCCACTGGCCAAAAGCCTCTTGGCACCAGCTCGATATGAAGTGCTAGAAATCACTACAAATATCCTTCTGAAGGGAACTGATTTGGCCAATAAACAGAGAGGAGAGTTAAGAGACATAGTAATCGATTGGATAAGAATGCAAACAGAATAAAGCACAGGTAAAACATCTTTGCCAAGGTCACAAGCCCTCACGGAATATGTATCATCACAAGGAAATCCCTTCCGTGCCACATTGGCTAACgtaaacaaaaattaagatGGTTATCCACCAACAAAATCTCATACACTGTCTAGAACAACTTCAAATTGAACAGAACACCAGAGTAAAATCTCAGATTCCTAACAATTTCGGATATGCTTGGTCTAAAAGGTGAGCTCATGAGGTTTCATGCCTGCCTTGAGCGAAAATCTTGCAGCCAAATAAGTCTTCAGATCTGGAACAGCTTCAATGGCTTTAATCAAGGGTTCATCCACAGTTTTCTGATCATCCTTCTTTTCCTGTGGAAGAGAATTCTTCTCCTGCATTTTCCAAGAGAAAACGTATtaacagacaaaaaaaataggaacaaacaaaagaaattaacCCAGAAGAGAACCAGTCAACCCAGAAGAGGGGATGGTTTCATTATTTTGTTCATAAGGTTGCTCTTGCTGCAGCTCTATACCATGTGTGACTTGAGAGGAATGCCAGAATGTTTCAGCATGTGCAAAGAGAAGTGAACTCAGTATGCTGATTCTGTCTGACCTGAGATCACGTTTGAGCTCATGGAGAAGTGATAAGAGGAATGCCAGGAATCAGTCCCAATGTGATGCTCCAAATATTTCTTCTGGTGTCTTTAATCCATGATGATTGTTGGTCCTGGTTTTGGCTGTTGTTTTTTGCTACTTGATTGGATGTGTCTGTTTAATGGCTCTATGTAGGAGGGGGGTGTTGTCCTGCTgcttagtgtgtgtgtgtgtgtgtgtgtgtgtgtggtgtttgttttttcctgcTATTTCCAGTTAGTAGGTTCGCTTTTGTAGGTACATGCCCACTGTAGCTAGCCTACTTCGGGTTAGGGGTGTGCTCCTCGTAACTCTTGTTGATCTTGTATCTTTGTTTGGATTTATAAAATTTAATGtacccaaaagagaaaaaagaagtagCCTACCCCAAAATTCTACGATGAAAACTAACCTCTTTCTCAGCCTCAAAGAACTCtccttctcctttctttttcttcttcacaaCTTTCTTTGCAAAGTACTTGTCATCAAACTTTTCAACGTTGCACCCAGCAATTTCAACCTTGGTAGAAGTTGCTACCAAGTAAGATTGATTCACACGCCTCAGTGGAACACCATTTATTTTGAATGGTCCTGATACAGTAAAGGAGTGATGAGACAATGGATCCATAAAgctatttaaaaatatatcacGAAAGCAAGTTAAATCGAAGGGACGAAGGAGAAGGATAGGGTGGTGGTCTAGAGGATTGGGCATACAGGAACAACAATTAGAAACTGAACTGTCAAAATAGACATACTTTAAGCAAAATATTTTACGAGCCAAAGCATAATTAATTATCATGGTAAAACCCCACTTATAAAAGGTAATATGAAAAACATGAACTCTGATAAGTTGAACTCTAAAACGGAAATGAGGTAGTAACTACACGGATATACAAAGGTAATATCACTACATACAACTCCTTCACAAAATCACCATTCATCGAGGAAACTAGGCATTTCAAGCCCATGATAAGCTATCACAGCAGTGCTATAGTGGTACGAAGTCTATAAGTATCGAGAGGTATCTAGAAGACTCTATAGTCTATAGACTCTATACTACGCTCCACAGGAACTATGAAAATTAAAATCCCGCATTTGATTATTCTAAGGTCTCAATTTGATCAAAAGCACCATCCATTTCAAATTGACTTCCTGTTTGATACATTTGGAATCCATGAACCATAAATTTAATCACACACCATTTTGACATCCCAAGCTAAAAGATAAGCAatagaaataacaaaaaaatctgaaattcTAACGATCCAATTACAATGCACAAGCTAATAAAACAACCAGTTGCAATCTCTAGAATCGTAGTCGTATCACCTCACCCCAATAACTAACTTTCGATCTAACATAGAACTTGACAAAATCAAGAAACCTAATAATACCCACATAATACATCAGCTCACAAAACCACCAAATGATGCTCCAATCCTAATACCCATTTCTCAAAATCAACATAGAGCTCACCAGTAACAAGAAGCAACCCAGATGGCAGCTGTTTCAGGAAAACAACTCTCTTCCCCTTAAACCTCCCAGCCAGCATAATCAGCACCGTCCCTGGAGTAATACCAGCCCTACACATACACCAtagaaataaaaacataaatacAAAATATTAGTCTACTACTCGTAATTTTCTTAGTGCGTGGAGGGGTATACTTGAGTTTGGTGGGTTTGGGCTTGCGCTTGTTAACCAAGGGCTTCTTGACGTCGTCGCCGGGGTAGAACTTTGGCGGCTTCGCGGCGAGTGGTTGGTCGGCCGGCTTCTTGTCGTGGCGGGGGAAGACGCCGCCGTTTTTTTCCTTGATGGCCCACAGACCTCTCTTGTGGTACATCACGGAGCGAGAGTACTTGCCCACCCCTCGTATCAGCTCAGGGTTTCTGCTCGCCGCCCTTGTTACCTTCTTCGGGGCCATTGCTACcaagttttctctctctctctctctctctctctctctctctctgaaaatgGAGGTAGCCGCAACTCGCAAGAGGGCTTCGATTTTATGCTGTAGTTAGGGTTTTCTTGGCTGGGTCCTGAGAAGCCCGAGCGATGGGCTCATGGGCCTACTCCGTGGTGGGCTGTTGCTCCTGATATCCTAAACTCAAAGCCTTCTCAACAAAACTAGTATTATTACATGATCCTGGGGCACCAGATGATAGTGTTCCAAATTCTTTTCTACCTCACATTGGTGTGgacccccccgccccccccacCACACTTTGGAATGGGGATCACACAAATTTGTTGTGAAGAGAGTTTGAGATACCATGTGATAGTACCTcaggggcattgaataatttttccaataTAACTAATACTCCACTAATCGAGATGGGTGGGAATAAGCTGACCCTGATGTTTGATtagtattaaaaataaaaaaaaatacttcactAAACAAGTAAAttgatttttacatttttcttttgtccAAGTGCACcatattttttgtcttcatttatGTAGACTTACAAAACTACCCTTCATACATATTTGATAATCATATAATTTGACATCacttaaaaaaaagtatttggaTAAGAGGGGAGTATAAAAATCTGTTCCCCtaaacaacttttataaaaacgTATCCAATGAACTTCAATAAAAAAGACTTCTCAAGTATTCCTTCAGTTCCATTTTGATTGTCCATCGACCACCCGATTCTATTTTAacctgacaaaaaaaattatttacattttttaattaGTAATGACTCTATGCATAATGAAACGATGCATGCATGATAGTGAAAGTTTATCAAGCTGTTTGAATTTTCTAAGTAGAGATGGCAATTGAACCCATCACACTTTGACCGGCCCCAATCGGGGTGGGCTTTTGTTAAAATTTCCGGGTATCGTGTTGGGAGAGAATTGAAGAAACTCGGTCGGGTTCGGGTAGACATTCACCGGCCCAAAATTATTTTGTGCAAACATATGTAAAAtttattcttgtatttttatcCTTGCAACAAATATACGACACAAGATATTAATTATatcctccatttttcttttagaTAGTAGATTTTGGTTAAGTTATACTCCATATTTATTTTgtcaacttttattttttgtgctcATTTATTTTTAGAGTTTAGAATATATTTtcttaaaagagaaaataggagGGGTGGGTAAACCCGATACCCGATAGGAGTGGGGCGGGAGTACCCATACATTACCCGGTCCGGATTTGGGGCGGTGCTAAATTTTCAAAGCAGGGTTGGGATAGGCAAAACCCGCCTCGCCCACCCAGTTGTTGTCATTCCTATTTCTGAGTGTGACGGTCCCTAAGACAGGGTTATAAAAACATGATATAAATCATGTAGTAATAGGTATCTTGTTCTGTCCCATAATATTTCGCGTTGCATAATAGTTAACGTTGAATAATATTCTTCCGAAATTTGTACTTGACTACCAATGTATATATTCAACTTACATTCCATATAATCGAATGAAACCGCGTACAAGATTTTCTCCCACATAGCTAATTAGACATAgagaaatacttatttgagaaacTTGCACATAGTGCAGGGGGAACAACAGCACCTCGCAGTAATCTTAACAGGCGACTCCAATGGGGGCGAGATTTACAGGCAAACATGTAATCGGAGCAAGCTGATTTCAATCCGGTCGTAAATGAACTAAAATATGAAAACAACGCTGTCGTGAACTCTGGACTTCTGGTTCTGAGCCACACATTCAGATATCCACATCAGGTTCCTGATCTCCTGCTCCTTCAACCTCATGTATGCAAAGAATACAGCATAGTGGAACTGCAactcagaaaaagaaaacccaacaTTCTATCGTCAACGAAATTGGAGGTAAGCAATCAAATACGATGTAAGGCTGCATTTGGATCAAAGATGTGCAGAGGAATATGTGGGGAAAAGAACAGGCAACGATTAGATATTGAAGTGAAGAactcttattttcctttcccttggTAAAATCCTTCAGAAATCCACGCTCCGAACATAGGTACTGCTGTATTTGGATCAAAGATTTGAGCAAAGATAAGGAAGTGGAAAAGGTGAAGGATCTAACCGTTGTGAGCCGTTACTCGTTAgatcctttcttttctattcCCTCTAATTTTATCCTTCCTCAAATCTTTGAGCCTAATACACGcccaaaacaaatcaaagaaaGTGACTAGAATGCCAATCATTATCTACAGTGGAACTTTTGAAAGGAGCTCAACATAATCGGGGTGCTTCAGTGCAGACGTTGAGAGGCAACCATCACTAGAAGAAACATCTGAACTTAATAACTCACTCTCAAAATAAAGAGAGATACAAACCTGTTGCTCAAACGCAAAGCAAAGCCTCTTCACCTCCTCTTCATAGAATGCCTTGTCAAGCATCTGGCTCTCTCCGTAGGATAATTTGGCAAATATCGACTGGTAAGGAGGGTATTTTTCCATGGCAGAACGAACCTGTGACAGTAATTGTAGAAAAAAGTAAGAGCTATAAACAAAATTTAAGAGGGCAAACTATAAAGACAAAACTAGATATTACTGATGCACAACTCAACTGGTAACGAAGGTATAGGGTGAGCCAAAATTTGTGAAGTAgctagaaaaacaaattatacTTCCAAGAACAACTTATCCAATAATTTAATTGTTGACCAGCTTCAACAACAAACTGTTTCGTAGGTAAGAAATTTACTCTTTCCGCCATTTCTGCAGTTTTGCAAAAACTGCAACATACTTTTGCATGTGTGATTCTCACAAAACTAAGTCTCGAAATGTTTGTGTGCATCAATGTATTCATTCCACCCGCAACCAAACTTATTGTGAATGAAATGG
Proteins encoded in this region:
- the LOC131300285 gene encoding large ribosomal subunit protein eL6-like, with the translated sequence MAPKKVTRAASRNPELIRGVGKYSRSVMYHKRGLWAIKEKNGGVFPRHDKKPADQPLAAKPPKFYPGDDVKKPLVNKRKPKPTKLKAGITPGTVLIMLAGRFKGKRVVFLKQLPSGLLLVTGPFKINGVPLRRVNQSYLVATSTKVEIAGCNVEKFDDKYFAKKVVKKKKKGEGEFFEAEKEEKNSLPQEKKDDQKTVDEPLIKAIEAVPDLKTYLAARFSLKAGMKPHELTF